CGCCTACGGTGGGTTGATCGCGTCGTTGAGGGGGTCAACAGTCTCGGTATCGTACCCAGCCCGCCACAACTGATGGACAGCACGTGCGACGAGGACGAGTTCCGTGACCCTGATACAGGACGCTTCGACGTCGTCGTCATCGCTCGACGCGTCCGGTGGTGGGTGGAAGTGGCCGTCACCGTCAGGATCGGTGTACGCGTGGGGGTGAACGTCCCATCGGAGGTTCCGATCCGTATCGTCGCCGTAGTGAACGTTGTAGTCGTCTCGCACCGACCACCGGACGGTGATGGTCGCAGTCGTCGCCTCGCCGATGCCATCGTCGAGTTGGAGACGCAGTTCACTGGGACTCACCGGGTCGTCCAGCGATCCACTCACGAGGGGTTCGAGGCGCTCGAACTCGGAGCGAAAATCGTGGAGGGCACCGGCGTCGATGGCGCCTCGCAGTGAATGCGACTCGGAGTCCTCCATCGTGTCAACCGGTGATGCCTGCAGGTTCGCCCCGCTCGCCCGATCCGGTGTCGTCATCGATGGCCTCGGTTGCGTCTGCGAGCGCGAGGGCGGCCCGCGCGAGTTTCAGGTTCCGACGTGCCGTCTGCCACTCGATCACCTCTTCTGCGCTCAGTCCCGAGTCGTCGATGGCCGCGGCGCGGGGGGACTCCGCGCCAGCGCGCTCTTCGTACTCGCGGACGGTCTCGCTCAGCTCCGAGATCCGCTCCGCCAGCGTGTCTACGTCGACCGAATTGAGTATCTGCTGGGCGCGTTCGAGGACGACCGACCGGGGCGCGCGTTTGTACCACGTCCCGCGCTTATCTCGGAGAGAGACTGCCTCAACGTAGCCGTCCTCGGCGAGGATGCCGAGGTGCTTGCGTGCGGTCGTCTCTGAAGTCAGCGCACGCTCGGCGATGGCAGCAACCGACTGCGGGTCGTACGTCCGCTTTATCACGGTGCGAACGCGCTCACCGGGAGTGGTCTCGGACTTCCATTCCTCGGTAACGCGCTCGTTCACCTCGGCGGGGCGATCGTCGGTCATGCGTAGTCTCGTAGGCACAAGCATATTAACCTTAGGAGCAATATAATTGTTCTACTGTCGTGATACACCATCCCGGCGGCCCGCTCAGTCAGACATCCTCACTAACAACAATCCACGGTGGGCGGCGAAAACTGGTACTTCGCGCAGTCGATTCACCGAACGCGAATCCTCACGGTATAGGCGGCGTCAGTTAGTAGATACAACAGACCGGGCGGAATAGTTGTAGGACGCGTGTGCTCGACTACCGCTTACAGGTCATGGGGTTGGCCTGTCTTGCGATCGTTGGCCTCGGCCCGTTGGGCGGCGTCCTCCAGCAATCCCGCGACCTCTTGGTATAGTACCTCTTAGAACTCGGCAGCCACGTTCATCTCGTTGAGCAATCACTTCACGGTAGATTTGACACTGAGATCTCCCGCACGTGAGCTTTGTCTTACAGTCATCTCATAACCGTTCACAAATCACGTAGAAGAGGTGGTCTTACTCTGCTTCGTGACCTCGCGGATCGGCTATTGGTGCTGCATACTCCTCAACGATATCGACAACATCGTAGACGTGGATTCCAGTCTTGAACCAGAGCACGCGATCGGACGCGGCGCCGAAATCCTCCTCGGCGCAGTCCAACCGCTCCGACACGGCCACAATTAAGTTATCGACATCCGCGTCCCGAATCTTGGACAGCTTGTTCTCGAGATATTCCGGCGTCCAGAACCCCATAATTTCAAGTAGAGCACGGCGGCCGTCAGGGTGCTCGACCGCAAAGTCCGGTAGCATCACTTGTCCGCCGAGATCCAATACATCGTCCTCGCGCACCAGCTCCCACTCGGTGTTCGCTCGCTCCCACTTGTCGGCGAGCGTCCGTTCGACATCGCTGTCGAACTCTGCGCCGGCACTGTAGTGCGACTGAAGCGAATCTGTGTGGTCGAGCGCGAGCGTCCGCATCCGACTTCCGCTCTCATCATCTGCGATCGTGGCATCCATCTCCCAACGGTCGCATAACGGGAGTGCGGGCAGGAAGTTTGCCAGTCGGATACCGTACTTGCGGGTCTGAGAGAACAGCGACGCCGGGCCATCCAAGATAGCCTCGTACCCATCAGCTTGATCCGTACTGACCATCCGCTTACCCCCGGCGTTGATCGGATAGATTCGGTGCATCAACCCGAATAGTTTCACGTAACTGAACACTGTCCCGAAATGATCCCACACGCGAATACGCATCTCTGTGGCGTCGTACAGGACAGCCTGTGCGAGCGCGAGGTTGTAACGATCAAGAAGCCAATCCACTGTGATATCGTTCGCGCGGTAGCGGTCGCCGGACTGCCCCGTGAGTTGGGTCGAAGACGACTCGATATCCCCCGCACTGCAATCCTCGTAGACGCGGTTGCCGAATCGGACGAGTCGCTTGTTGCGCTCTAAGTCCGCGTACATCCCTTCGTAACACTCCCCAAGAGAGATGCCTAACTCGTCGGCAACCGTGCTGTACACGTCTAGCTTCTGAGTGTCCTCCCCGAGCGTCGGTTGGCGAACGATTGGGTACTGCTCGTTGGCCTTTTCGAAGAGTCGCTGGCGAATCTCGCGTGGCTCTACTGGTGCCACGGTCTCGAATTCGCTTTCGTCTCGGAGCAGCTTCGCCAAGCCCTGAATGATTTTGTAGTCGGTGTCTGCCACAGTCAGCTCGTCGATCGCGTCCTCGAGGTCACCTTTCGGCTCACCCAGATGATCGTCGAAGAGCCTGATCAACTCTGTGACGGTCTCACGGTATCGCTTCTCGTCAGGGTCGATGAACAGCGGTTGTACCGAGTCACCGCCGGCGCGTGAACGGGCGAGGTCAGCCGTTAGCATTATTGGTTACCCCCTGTCGCCGTTGCTGCGAGACGTAGCTCTCCTTTGTGTCGGCAGCGATGATCTCGTAGAGACGAGCGGGTTCGCGGTCATCTGTCGGTCGGAGAATCCGGCCAAGTCGCTGAGCGTACTGCCGCTTGGAGGCGCTCCCCGAGAGGATGATCCCAACGTTCGCGGCGGGCACGTCGATTCCCTCGTCCAGCACTTGCGACGTGGCGAGCATCGAGTACTCGCCTGTGCGGAATCGATCAAGTATCTCGGTACGCTCGTCGGTCGGTGTTTGGTGGGTGATACAGGGGACGATGAACTCCTTGGAGATGTCATAGGCGAACTCGTTGTTGGCGGTGAAAATGATGACACGGTCATCGTGGTGACGCTTGATGAGGTTGTCCAGCGTGTCGAGTTTCTTTTCGGCGGTACGGGCGATTCTCTCGGCTCGGTGCTTGGCGATGAGAGCGCGACGCCCTTGTGAATCGTAGGACGTCCGTCTCAAGAACTCCTGATAGCCCTGCTCTCGCCAGATGTCGAAATCGTGATTGTCGACGTAGGTGCGGTAAATGTGATACTCTTCGTCGTACGTCTCCCGTTCCTCCTCGGTTAACTCGACCGAGAGATGAATCGTCTCGTACTCACTGAGGTACTCACCGGTGAGGTCGTCCACCGCCTCCTCGTAGACGACAGGGCCGATCAGTTCTTCAAGCACCTCATGCATCCCGTCAGCTCGCTCGTACGTGGCGGTGAGGCCAAGCCGATAAGGTGCAACCGTCATCTCGGGAATCTGCCGATACGTCGGTGCCGGCAAGTGGTGCTCCTCGTCGACGACTAACAGCCCGAATTGATCGCCGTACTCGTTGATATAACGATAGGCGCTGTCGTAGGTCGTGACTGTGATGGCGGTCACATCGTGCGATCCGCCCCCGAGTACGCCGACGCCGTCCGGGAACTGCTCGCTGAACGCGTTGGTCAGCGTCGCGTGCCACTGGTTCATAAGATCAATCGTCGGGACGACCACGAGCGTTGCGACGCCAGCATCGGCGATTGCTTGAATACCGAGATAGGTTTTTCCGCTGCCGGTCGGGAGCACGACGCTCCCCCGCCGACCGTGACTACGCCACGCGTCCAGCGCCGCTTGCTGGTAGTCGCGCGGTTCGATCTGGACGGCTGGCTTAAGGGCAAGGTTGGGATAGGCGCGAGCGTCGTCTTCGATGATGACTGTTTGACCTGCGCTCTGTTGGAGATCCAGTTGTCCATCATCACTACCAGCATCGTTCCACATCCCAGCCCAACCGAGTATCGAACGATAGTGGTGGGCTTTGGCCCGATACTCGTCGATGCGGTCGTCCCACTCGGCGTGAGGAACCTCGCTGGGTGCGTCACGAAGCAAGAGTGTCCCGTCATCAAACTCGATCCGCATATCAGTCAATAGGTGTCATTTGATTCTGATGCGGTTAGCTGTACTGGTGAGGGCGTCATCGAACGGTTCACAAGCGACTGATTGGCTGATCTCGGTTGGGCGACAGTGATAATCTCTCAGTACGCATGGGGAATCAACGCAGATCAGCACAACAGCTATGATGTTTATCCTCCAATATTTGATGGAGGGAAAATGTCACACGCTCCCTCCCATTCCCATGGATTCCGAACCGTCTTCTCTTGGAACTTGTCCGGACTGTGATGATCCGATCGCTCCCGCACGGAAGCTCATCGAGTATAAGGACGGCAACGGGAACACGAGATGCTTCGCCGAGTGCCCGACTTGTGACGAAGTCGTCAAACCAGTGTGACGGACAATCCACGTTCAACGAATACCATCGCGTTCCCTCCCTGATGCGACATGACTCTCTCACCGGAACAGATCCGTGGCCTCTGCACGAGTGAGGTGTTTGATCGCGCCGTCAGCTACCGCGACGAGAACCACATTGAGCACATCAACCGCTTCGACCAGACCGTGAGCGCCGCCGTGCAGGGCTCCCAGCCCGAACCCTACGATGTCGAGATCGATATCGAAGAGAAGGGTGATCAGCCCGAAGACATCGATGCCACCTGTACGTGCCCATACGACTGGGGTGGATACTGCAAGCACATCGTCGCGGTGCTGTTGGAACTTTCAGAAGGAAACGTTGATTTCGACGACGATCGAGAGACTGTCGAACGCATTCTGTCGGAGGCACATCCCGAGGAACTTCGAGACTTTCTGCTCAACGAGTGCGAGCGTGACGCCGATCTGCGCCGGCGATTGCTCACGCGCTTCGAGATGCAGGATACGCAGAGCCTCTACGATTACAGGAAAGAGATGAGTCAGCAGTACCGCAGCCCCTATACCTATCAGTACGAGGGCCCCGGATTCTCGGAATTTCACGGCCTTGCAGAGACTCACCGCGAGCAGGGCAACCCGTTGGAGGCGGCCACCATCTACCGCGCGATGACCGAGGTGCGTATCGAGAACATGGACATGGTGCAGGACTACTACGGCGAGGACTTCGAAGACGAACTCGACGCGTTCGTCGAGTGCATCCACGAGGCCGATCTCGACCACGAGGGGAGGCGCGAGTACATCGAGTACCTGTTCGGGCGATGGGCAAGCGATGATCCGGCCGTCGGGACGTTTTCAGGACAGTACAAGGACGCGCTCTGGGAACTCTGTACCGACGACGCGGAACTCCGGTACTGGCGCGGCCTCCTCGAAGACGACCTCCCGGCCGCTATTCCCGAGACAAGCGAGACCGACTACGGAATCGGATCGTTCGATACGCGTCGCTACGAAGCCGAACGACGCATCGAAACCTACGCCGACGTGCTCAACGCACTCGACGATACCGAGAGGCTACGGAAGGTGTATGAGGAACATTATCTCGACGTTCGGGCGTTCTGTCTGCAGTACGCCCGATTGCTCGTAAATGAGGGTGACGTCGACCGAGCGATCGAGGTCGCCGAGGCGGGGTTGGACGCGCTCTCGAACGTCGGAGAGATTCGACGCTTCCTGATCGACATCTACGCCGACCGGGATCCGGAACGGCACACGGAACTCCTCCGGGAACAGTTCCTCCAATCGGGGAACTGGGAGTATTATGAGCAGTTGCGGTTACGCTGCTCGGATGACGACTGGGAGGAACGCGTCGCGGACTTCGAAGCGCGGTTCAAAGGGTCGAACGTGCGTCACCTAATCGAGCTCTATCTGCGCGAGGGGCTCATGGCAGACGCGTTCGAGGCAGTCATCGAAGCCGCTCGCGACGAACCCGACGACGCGTTCTGGCGAGCAGTGGGTGACAACGGCCTCACGATTCTGAGCGAGTATCGCGATGACGTCGCGGACTGTGATCCAGAGACGTACTACGAGGTCTACGAGGAACGCCTCGAACCGTTCCTCGCGGACACGACCGGGCGCGATCACTATCGAACGGTCGTGGAGTACCTCGAAGAGATGCGCGAGTTGGGTTTCGACGAGGAATTCGAGGTGTTCGTCGCGCACCTGAAAGAGAAGCACTCGAACCGGCCCGCCTTCCTCGACGAAATGGGGGCGCTCAAAAAATGAAACAACAGGCGATTACGTATCGTCGCTCGACGCGCGCCAGCCGATCACCGAAGCGTCCGCTCCGTGAACGTCTCGTAGGCTTCCGCGATGGTCTCGACAATTGCATCCCTGTCTTCGTCTGCGAGACTGTTGCCTCTGAACTCGATGAGCGAATCGAGGACGTCTTCGAACGCCGACGGATTGGCCACCTTCGACACGACCGTCCAGCCGCCTGCGTCGGTGTACGCGAGTGACGCTACGACGTTCCTCGTGAACACGAGGACGTTTCGGATATCGTCGAGAGAGCCATCGTTTCCGACGAGGCTGTTCGGGGTCGCCGGAATTACGAGCAGGTCGTCACGTGCGTGTGACAGTGTGAGCGTCTCGCCGGCGGAGAGCGGCCGATCGGGGAACCCCCTGATCATTCTGCCCCTGACTGAGTGTGATACGTCCGTCCCGTTTTGAACTCGGTCAACTCTTCGATCCGTCCCTCTAACTCATCAATCTCCTCGCGCAGGTGTTCAGCTTCGGGATCGGCGCTCGCCGCGAGGCGATCCTTTAGCCCCTGCAGTCGCGTTTCCCGCTGTTCCTCGTCGACTTCGGCCTTCCGCACGTACTCAGTCTCATCGATATCGTACACATCCGACTCCGAGAGTTCAGTCACGTCGAGAGCGTCGTCGACTTTGCTACGATCGACGCTCAACACGCGCTCGCGGTCGATTCCGGCGTTCTCCAGCGTTGCCAGCACCTCGTCACTATCCTTGAGATTCCGATTCCGACGCGTAGTGCGTTGTACCGAACCAAATTGTCCATGAACGGGCTGGTCGTGGTGTAGCCGATCCAGCAACACGTCGCTCACGTTCTGCCGCAGGTCGTTCGCGTCGCGCTGTACGTCCGAGAGCAGAGTGTAGATATTGATGAGAGCAGGCGTATCAAGCGTATCGAGCGAAGAGAGGTCGTTCCGTTCGAGCGCGTCGATGAGCAGGAGGGCATCGCTGTAGACCTTCACGTCGGGTTCTGTACGCTCGGTGGATCCCTCATTCGATGCAATGTCATCCACTCCCGTGATGATCTGTGTGCCGGTCGGCTCGTTGGTCTCCCGGATCACGCCCGCGCTCTCGTCGACCTCGAATCGTGGATGGAGACTCAAGACGGCGGGATACGGGTCGGCATCGGCTGGAAGTCGAGAGAGATCAAATCCATCAGATGTGTCGTTGATACGTTCGTAGAGCGTCTCGAACTGCTCGCGCTGGAGCGGGCGCGTCTCGTCCACGTCACGGTCGAGAAATTCGATGACGATACGGTGATCCTGTACGTCGGTGATCCGGAAGCGACTCTGTGAGAGTGGGGTGAGCAGAGTCGCACCCTCGGCGAGACCCTCACATTCGTCGAGGATCGCGTGCCACGTGACTCTGAACGGCATTATCGGCCATATGTCTGGCTGCGAGTAAAGCGTGCCGTCGGTTCGCTCACACGCCGAGGTCACGGAACGTCCAGTCGTTTGGTAGATTGGCGTCAAAGCCCGTCTCTTCAACAAGGTCACGGATGCGCTGTTCGACTGTCTCGTCGAGTTCGAAGGTGTAGTCGAACTCCTCGTGCCAGTCGTAATATCGTGGCATTCCCGGCCAGTAGTCGTCTATCTTCAGGCTGTAGACGCAGTCGAGCAGGTATCGACGGTACGACATATTTTCACGGTTGACCCGGGGGAGCGTCCCATCAACCGACTTGTCTCGCACCAGTCGTTCGAGCGCGTCGATTGCGGCGTACTGGTCGGCGTAGAAGGTGTGTTCGAGCGTCGGGCTGACCGAGAAGACGTCCTCAGACACGCGAGCGCGGAGGTGGTCGACGACCGAGTGGTCTGGGTGTCCAATCCCCCACCCGTACGCGTGGACTTCCTCGTGTGCGACGTCGTCGCTGTCGTCGGCGTTGACCGCGACAGCGTCGAGATACTCAAGCGCCTCGACCGGAATCGCTTCGACGCCCCCGGTCAGTCGCGTGCGGATGAGGTACCGCCCGACGGCGTTCGCTATTGCGGGTGTGACGAGCGGAAGTTCGTCCTCCACAGTAGGGTCATGAGCCTCAATTACGTCCTCGAGGAACGCCCACCCGTGTGCTCTCGCTGCCTCGTCGAGTTTGCCGCTGACGCGTTCGTAGTACGGCCAGAAGACGTCCCGGAACTTGTCTCCACTGCTGTCTTCCTCGAGTGCGGCCGAGAGCGCCGATTCGAACTCTACTACTGCGTAGTGAAGTGCGTCAACGTCACCATCTGAGAACCGGTCGAGCAGGGTATCGAGTTCAGCGACGGATGCGTTCCGTTTCTCGGCCGGCGATGAATCCGTGGATGGTGGTTCATTGGGGTTGGTCGCGGTGGATAATGAATCCGACTGGACGTCACCGCAGTCGTGGAGACGAAGACGCGTGAGTGTCTCGAACGACTCACCGCAGTCGTCGCACTCGTGAGCCATAGTGACACTATCGGCACCTCGGAGAAATGCGTTTCCTCTCCAGTCGTGCGGCCAGCCGGATGTGAAACCACGGTCGTCAGCGATCGAGCCAGTAGTGCCAGTGTTTGATCGCTCGTTTCGTGTCACTACTGGCGTCGATAGGTTCCAGCTGCTCCAATGGAACGCCGACTTCCCTGTCCATCCATTCCACGGTCACACATCTGTCTAAGCGTCGGTTCAATCGCGGACATTCCAATGACGCGTACCGTTTCGCCTTCCTCCAAGGGCGACTCCACTCGCTTCGTGACACACCACGCCTCGAACGGGAAGTCTATCGTGTCGTCCAGATACGCGTACTATCCCATCGCCTGCTCCTCTGGACTGTAGGTATCGACGATAATCTCCATCTCTATTCATTCTTCCCGTCCTTCGTCTCTTTCGACCCGCGTAATATCCTCCAGTACTCGCCACAGACATAAGACGCTCCAGCTGGTCGAAATGTTTCATCTACCGATCACCTTACGCAATTGTGGAGCGTGCACGGTTAGTAGGTACAACAGACCGGGACGAATAGTTGTAGAAGCCATCCTGCATTTTCGTCTGACCATTCCGCCGCTTCGGCGACGCGTATTGATGATTCATGAGCGAGACTGGTACACTCAGCACGTGATGGACTTCGTGCGCGCTGAACTGAACGGGCACATCGTCGAGAAACGCCTCGGCACCAGACAGACATGGCTCGACAATTACGCGAAGAGTCGACGCCCCGTGAGCGTGGAACACACTAACCGGAATAACAGCGGTCGTCAGGAGTTGTAACATCGTTTGTGGCAAGACATAAAGATTCGAGGATAGAGGGGTCTGTTGGCAGGTTCTGCACGTAACCGTTTATCTGGAAAGCACGTCTCGACTGTTAGAGTGCAGTGAACGAAACTCTGCACATCGAAGACGAAACGAGATCGAACCACAGAGAAGGTGAAGCGTATCTCAGCGTGAACGGTCAGTCCCTCATGCCCCGCGAGTGTGCCAGACACCCCGTCGACAGCGCGTGTTTCTGCGGCAAACAGAGAAATGAGCACTGAAACCAAATTCCTCGGCACTGAGAAACTAGAAGACCTCTTCTCCGAATACGTCGAGGCCGCGCTTGACGCGCTCAACGTCACCATCCACGAAACAAGCACGGACACCAGCGAGGCTGACGACGTCGAACACATCCGTGACTTCCCGGTTGCTCCCGACATTAACCATCACGATGGCGAGAGAGCAGGAAAAGACATCCGCCGCCTGTACGACACTCGCGAGGCCACTGCCGGCGAGGTACCCCGGGAAAGCGAG
This Salinigranum marinum DNA region includes the following protein-coding sequences:
- a CDS encoding DEAD/DEAH box helicase family protein translates to MRIEFDDGTLLLRDAPSEVPHAEWDDRIDEYRAKAHHYRSILGWAGMWNDAGSDDGQLDLQQSAGQTVIIEDDARAYPNLALKPAVQIEPRDYQQAALDAWRSHGRRGSVVLPTGSGKTYLGIQAIADAGVATLVVVPTIDLMNQWHATLTNAFSEQFPDGVGVLGGGSHDVTAITVTTYDSAYRYINEYGDQFGLLVVDEEHHLPAPTYRQIPEMTVAPYRLGLTATYERADGMHEVLEELIGPVVYEEAVDDLTGEYLSEYETIHLSVELTEEERETYDEEYHIYRTYVDNHDFDIWREQGYQEFLRRTSYDSQGRRALIAKHRAERIARTAEKKLDTLDNLIKRHHDDRVIIFTANNEFAYDISKEFIVPCITHQTPTDERTEILDRFRTGEYSMLATSQVLDEGIDVPAANVGIILSGSASKRQYAQRLGRILRPTDDREPARLYEIIAADTKESYVSQQRRQGVTNNANG
- a CDS encoding winged helix-turn-helix domain-containing protein; translation: MTDDRPAEVNERVTEEWKSETTPGERVRTVIKRTYDPQSVAAIAERALTSETTARKHLGILAEDGYVEAVSLRDKRGTWYKRAPRSVVLERAQQILNSVDVDTLAERISELSETVREYEERAGAESPRAAAIDDSGLSAEEVIEWQTARRNLKLARAALALADATEAIDDDTGSGERGEPAGITG
- a CDS encoding DUF790 family protein, producing MLTADLARSRAGGDSVQPLFIDPDEKRYRETVTELIRLFDDHLGEPKGDLEDAIDELTVADTDYKIIQGLAKLLRDESEFETVAPVEPREIRQRLFEKANEQYPIVRQPTLGEDTQKLDVYSTVADELGISLGECYEGMYADLERNKRLVRFGNRVYEDCSAGDIESSSTQLTGQSGDRYRANDITVDWLLDRYNLALAQAVLYDATEMRIRVWDHFGTVFSYVKLFGLMHRIYPINAGGKRMVSTDQADGYEAILDGPASLFSQTRKYGIRLANFLPALPLCDRWEMDATIADDESGSRMRTLALDHTDSLQSHYSAGAEFDSDVERTLADKWERANTEWELVREDDVLDLGGQVMLPDFAVEHPDGRRALLEIMGFWTPEYLENKLSKIRDADVDNLIVAVSERLDCAEEDFGAASDRVLWFKTGIHVYDVVDIVEEYAAPIADPRGHEAE
- a CDS encoding SWIM zinc finger family protein — translated: MTLSPEQIRGLCTSEVFDRAVSYRDENHIEHINRFDQTVSAAVQGSQPEPYDVEIDIEEKGDQPEDIDATCTCPYDWGGYCKHIVAVLLELSEGNVDFDDDRETVERILSEAHPEELRDFLLNECERDADLRRRLLTRFEMQDTQSLYDYRKEMSQQYRSPYTYQYEGPGFSEFHGLAETHREQGNPLEAATIYRAMTEVRIENMDMVQDYYGEDFEDELDAFVECIHEADLDHEGRREYIEYLFGRWASDDPAVGTFSGQYKDALWELCTDDAELRYWRGLLEDDLPAAIPETSETDYGIGSFDTRRYEAERRIETYADVLNALDDTERLRKVYEEHYLDVRAFCLQYARLLVNEGDVDRAIEVAEAGLDALSNVGEIRRFLIDIYADRDPERHTELLREQFLQSGNWEYYEQLRLRCSDDDWEERVADFEARFKGSNVRHLIELYLREGLMADAFEAVIEAARDEPDDAFWRAVGDNGLTILSEYRDDVADCDPETYYEVYEERLEPFLADTTGRDHYRTVVEYLEEMRELGFDEEFEVFVAHLKEKHSNRPAFLDEMGALKK